In Elusimicrobiaceae bacterium, one genomic interval encodes:
- a CDS encoding 3-oxoacid CoA-transferase subunit B, with the protein MSDDKQLKRERIAKRIAKEFKDNSLVNLGIGLPTLVANFLPADKTIFLHSENGFTGLGPAEPGKEDMAVVNAGGAPVGIVPGGAFFDSAMSFSIIRGGHLDATVLGALEVDEEGNLANYKIPGKMVPGMGGAMDLVAGAKEVIVAMEHVNKNGAHKILKRCALPLTGKKVVSLIVTDMAVIRVTGKGLVLEEIAEDTTLDAVHAATGAELIVPENVGKF; encoded by the coding sequence ATGAGCGACGACAAGCAGCTGAAACGCGAGCGTATCGCCAAACGCATAGCGAAAGAATTCAAGGACAACAGCCTGGTCAATCTGGGCATAGGGCTGCCGACTCTGGTCGCCAATTTCCTGCCGGCCGATAAAACGATTTTCCTGCATTCCGAAAACGGGTTCACCGGGCTTGGCCCGGCTGAGCCGGGCAAGGAGGATATGGCGGTGGTCAACGCCGGAGGCGCCCCGGTGGGCATTGTGCCGGGCGGCGCGTTTTTTGATTCGGCGATGTCTTTTTCGATTATCCGCGGCGGGCATCTCGACGCTACGGTGCTGGGCGCGCTTGAAGTGGACGAGGAAGGCAATCTGGCCAATTACAAGATCCCCGGCAAGATGGTGCCCGGCATGGGCGGCGCGATGGATCTGGTGGCGGGCGCGAAAGAAGTGATCGTGGCGATGGAGCACGTCAATAAAAACGGCGCGCATAAAATACTGAAACGCTGCGCTCTGCCGCTGACCGGCAAGAAAGTGGTGAGCCTGATCGTGACCGACATGGCGGTAATCCGCGTGACCGGCAAGGGGCTCGTGCTGGAGGAAATCGCGGAGGACACCACGCTCGACGCCGTTCACGCCGCCACCGGCGCCGAACTGATCGTGCCGGAGAACGTGGGGAAATTCTGA
- a CDS encoding zinc-binding dehydrogenase produces the protein MKKGNPFGCHRVIEPQGALPQPAQKLSNDMELYDNEIIVNVDTLNIDSASFTQLKEEAGGDVEKIKSLILGIVSQRGKMQNPVTGSGGMFIGTVDRIGPALEGRIALRPGDKIASLVSLSLTPLRIDRIVEVKKDIDQVRIEGKAVLFETGIYAKLPADMPESLALAVLDVAGAPAQTAKLVRPGQTVVVIGASGKSGILCCYEARKRAGVTGRVIGICSSEKGERKVRETGFCTDVARMSATDAVACYEKISELTGGRLADLVINCVNIPNTEMSSIMMTRNGGVVYFFSMATSFTKAALGAEGIGRDVDMIIGNGYTKDHAEITLNLLRESEVIRKMYEQTYS, from the coding sequence ATGAAGAAGGGCAATCCGTTTGGCTGTCACCGTGTAATCGAACCGCAGGGCGCGCTGCCGCAGCCCGCGCAGAAGCTGTCCAACGATATGGAACTGTATGACAACGAGATAATAGTCAATGTTGACACGCTCAATATTGACTCTGCGAGCTTCACCCAGCTCAAGGAGGAAGCCGGAGGGGACGTCGAAAAGATCAAGTCGCTGATACTTGGCATTGTGAGCCAGCGGGGCAAGATGCAGAATCCGGTGACTGGTTCGGGCGGGATGTTCATCGGCACGGTGGACAGGATCGGGCCCGCGCTGGAAGGCCGGATCGCACTCAGGCCCGGCGATAAAATAGCGAGCCTTGTTTCGCTGTCGCTCACGCCGCTGCGGATTGACAGGATCGTGGAAGTGAAAAAAGACATTGATCAGGTCAGGATCGAGGGCAAAGCCGTGCTTTTTGAAACCGGGATTTACGCAAAACTGCCGGCCGATATGCCGGAAAGCCTGGCGCTTGCGGTGCTCGACGTGGCGGGCGCGCCGGCGCAGACGGCGAAGCTGGTCCGGCCGGGGCAGACGGTGGTGGTGATCGGCGCGTCGGGCAAAAGCGGCATTCTGTGCTGTTACGAGGCCCGCAAACGGGCGGGCGTGACGGGCCGGGTCATCGGGATCTGTTCGTCGGAGAAAGGCGAGCGGAAAGTGCGCGAAACCGGGTTCTGCACCGACGTCGCGCGCATGAGCGCGACCGACGCGGTGGCCTGCTACGAAAAAATTTCCGAACTGACCGGGGGCAGGCTGGCCGATCTCGTCATCAACTGCGTCAATATTCCCAACACCGAGATGAGTTCCATCATGATGACCCGCAACGGCGGCGTCGTTTACTTCTTCAGCATGGCGACTTCGTTCACCAAAGCCGCGCTCGGCGCGGAAGGCATAGGCCGCGACGTTGACATGATTATCGGCAACGGCTACACCAAAGACCACGCCGAAATCACCCTGAATCTGCTGCGTGAATCGGAAGTGATCCGCAAGATGTACGAACAGACCTACAGCTGA
- a CDS encoding 3-keto-5-aminohexanoate cleavage protein, translating into MEKNKKIITCAVTGAETTRAHNPNVPLTPEEIADSAHEAYLAGAAVCHMHVRDGKGDPTQDVEVFKKTIALLRRKCDMVIEVTTGGAVGMTPQERLAPVTLSPDMASLDCGTVNFGDDYIVNTLPVMREFASEMKKYRVQPTLECFDLSHIHSAQLLIKEGLIAAPYHYSFVMNVPGAVRLEPDVMDMFVRKLPPGADWTVIGVGGKAFVDAIHYAILLGGHIRAGFEDNVYYSKGVLARSNAQLVERAVRICRESGFEPATAAEVRKQFNLREG; encoded by the coding sequence ATGGAAAAGAACAAAAAAATCATCACCTGCGCCGTGACCGGCGCGGAAACCACGCGCGCGCACAACCCTAACGTGCCGCTTACGCCGGAGGAGATCGCCGACTCGGCCCATGAGGCGTATCTTGCAGGCGCGGCGGTCTGCCATATGCATGTGCGTGACGGGAAGGGCGACCCCACGCAGGATGTGGAAGTGTTTAAAAAGACCATTGCGCTGCTGCGCAGGAAATGCGACATGGTGATAGAGGTGACCACGGGCGGCGCGGTCGGCATGACGCCGCAGGAGCGGCTGGCTCCGGTCACGCTGTCGCCGGACATGGCGTCGCTCGACTGCGGAACCGTTAATTTCGGCGATGATTATATCGTCAATACCCTGCCGGTAATGCGCGAGTTCGCCTCCGAGATGAAGAAATACAGGGTGCAGCCGACACTGGAATGTTTTGACCTGTCGCATATCCACAGCGCGCAGCTCCTTATCAAAGAGGGGCTTATCGCCGCGCCGTATCACTACAGTTTTGTGATGAACGTGCCCGGCGCCGTCCGGCTCGAGCCGGACGTGATGGACATGTTCGTGCGGAAACTGCCGCCGGGCGCGGACTGGACGGTGATCGGGGTCGGCGGCAAGGCGTTCGTTGACGCGATCCATTACGCCATTTTGCTGGGCGGCCATATCCGGGCCGGGTTTGAGGACAACGTCTATTATTCGAAAGGCGTGCTCGCCAGGAGCAACGCGCAGCTGGTGGAACGCGCGGTGCGCATCTGCCGCGAGTCCGGTTTCGAGCCCGCCACCGCCGCGGAAGTTAGAAAACAATTCAATCTGAGGGAGGGTTAA
- the ablA gene encoding lysine 2,3-aminomutase has translation MKKHPTVDYRKIPAFARVTAEQWNDWKWQLANNIKDIDTLGRIIELDDAEKHELEKCLRKFRMAITPYYAALMDAKDRFCPVRLQAVPRIAELDDNYSDLDDPLHEDVDSPVPGLTHRYPDRVLLLVTNICSMNCRHCTRRRLVGFEDGHMSSENIDRAIEYIRRTETVRDVLISGGDPLTLPDGKLEALLKKLRAIEHVEIIRIGSRVPVVMPMRITDELVNMLKKYHPLYVNTHFNHAKELTAEAREACRKLADAGIPLGNQSVLLKSVNDQPPIMKKLVHELLMSRVKPYYIYQCDLSKGISHFRTAVSKGIEIIESLRGHTTGMAVPTFVVDAPGGGGKIPVMPTYLISMSDRRAVLRNYEGVITTYTQPENIYSDETHCGEVCSDPRYKTADGVAGLLNGALLCLEPKDIKRRKRR, from the coding sequence ATGAAAAAGCATCCTACGGTTGATTACAGGAAAATTCCGGCGTTCGCGCGGGTGACCGCGGAACAGTGGAACGACTGGAAATGGCAGCTGGCCAATAACATAAAGGATATTGATACGCTCGGCCGTATTATCGAGCTGGACGACGCGGAGAAGCACGAGCTGGAAAAGTGCCTCAGGAAATTCCGCATGGCTATAACGCCGTACTATGCCGCGCTGATGGACGCGAAGGACCGGTTCTGCCCGGTCCGGCTTCAGGCGGTGCCGCGGATCGCGGAACTGGACGATAATTATTCCGATCTCGACGATCCTCTGCATGAGGACGTGGATTCGCCGGTGCCCGGCCTTACGCACCGCTACCCCGACCGGGTGCTTCTGCTCGTGACCAATATCTGCTCCATGAACTGCCGGCACTGCACGCGCCGGCGGCTGGTGGGGTTTGAAGACGGACACATGTCGTCCGAAAATATTGACCGGGCAATCGAATATATCCGCCGCACCGAAACCGTGCGCGACGTGCTTATTTCGGGCGGCGATCCGCTGACCCTGCCGGACGGCAAGCTGGAAGCGCTGCTTAAAAAGCTTCGCGCGATCGAGCATGTGGAGATCATCCGCATAGGCAGCCGCGTGCCGGTTGTCATGCCGATGCGGATTACCGACGAGCTGGTGAATATGCTGAAAAAGTATCATCCGCTCTATGTGAACACCCATTTCAACCACGCCAAGGAGCTGACCGCCGAAGCGCGCGAGGCCTGCCGCAAGCTCGCCGACGCGGGCATTCCGCTGGGCAATCAGAGCGTGCTGCTCAAAAGCGTGAATGACCAGCCTCCGATAATGAAAAAACTGGTGCATGAGCTGCTGATGTCGCGGGTAAAGCCTTATTACATTTACCAGTGCGACCTGTCGAAAGGGATTTCCCATTTCCGAACGGCGGTGTCGAAAGGAATCGAGATCATCGAATCGCTTCGCGGGCACACCACCGGCATGGCGGTTCCCACCTTCGTGGTGGACGCGCCGGGCGGCGGCGGAAAAATTCCGGTAATGCCCACCTATCTGATCTCCATGTCGGACCGGCGCGCCGTGCTGCGCAATTACGAGGGTGTTATAACGACCTATACCCAGCCGGAGAATATTTATTCCGATGAAACGCATTGCGGCGAAGTCTGCTCCGACCCGCGCTATAAAACGGCAGACGGCGTGGCCGGTCTTTTGAACGGCGCGCTCCTGTGTCTTGAGCCCAAGGATATAAAACGCCGCAAACGCAGATGA
- a CDS encoding CoA transferase subunit A: protein MKEIITAATAAEEVRDGDTIMIGGFMCCGQPLTIVDALLDCGVKDLTVITNDSGWPDRGFGKLVAAKRVKKLIASHVGLNPEVAKQMFAGTLEVELVPQGTLAERIRCGGAGLGGVLTPTGIGTEVEDGKQKISLDGRDYLLETPLRADFAFISGTVTDRAGNTFIAKSEKNFNTVMATASHRTVVETRTVVERGELDPDKVTVPGVFIKSIVEAGK from the coding sequence ATGAAAGAAATAATAACAGCCGCCACCGCCGCGGAAGAAGTCAGGGATGGCGATACAATCATGATAGGCGGGTTCATGTGCTGCGGGCAGCCTTTGACGATCGTTGACGCGCTGCTGGACTGCGGCGTAAAGGATTTGACCGTTATCACCAACGACAGCGGCTGGCCGGACCGCGGGTTCGGCAAGCTGGTTGCCGCCAAACGGGTAAAAAAGCTGATCGCTTCGCATGTGGGGCTTAACCCGGAAGTGGCGAAACAGATGTTCGCCGGCACGCTGGAAGTGGAGCTGGTGCCGCAGGGCACGCTGGCGGAACGCATCCGGTGCGGCGGCGCGGGGCTTGGCGGGGTGCTCACCCCGACCGGGATCGGCACGGAAGTGGAGGACGGCAAGCAGAAAATCTCTCTTGACGGGCGGGATTATCTGCTGGAAACTCCGCTGCGGGCGGATTTTGCGTTCATTTCCGGCACCGTGACCGACCGGGCGGGCAACACTTTCATAGCCAAGTCCGAAAAGAATTTCAATACGGTCATGGCGACGGCTTCGCACCGCACGGTGGTGGAAACCCGCACGGTGGTGGAGCGCGGAGAGCTGGACCCCGATAAAGTTACCGTGCCGGGCGTTTTCATCAAATCCATAGTGGAGGCCGGCAAATGA